The window ATCCGAACACCTTTAATCCTAAATTTTCCAATGGTTCAGTTATGGATATTGGCGTATATCCTCTGAATTTTGCTGTTGGTTTATGGGGTAAACCTAATAAACTGATGGCTCAAGCCTATCTATTACCATCTGGTGTTGATGGCCATGGCTCTGTACTGATGAACTATGGTGAATTTGATGTTGTAATTTGGCACTCTAAAGTTAGTGATTCTTGTATTCCTAGCGAGATACAAGGCGAGGAGGGATCATTGATTATTGAACACCTTTCTGTGGGTGAAAAAATAATCTATAAACCTCGTCAAGGTGCAGCTCAAGATATTACTTTACCACAGCAAGAAAATACAATGTATTATGAGGCTAAACAGTTTGCTAGTCTTTGTCAGCAAAGTACTAGTTATCATTTAGGCTTAACATTAAGCACTATATCATCAGAATTATTGACTGAAATTAGACGCCAGACCGGTGTTGTTTTTTCGGCTGATAAAATCTAACGTAAAACCACAATAATTTTTTATTGTGGTAACTAGCGATCTTGTTTTATTTCTGTATAATAGTTCCACCCACGTTACGGCGATGTTTTCCCGACATCGCCTTGTTGTTTTATTCATCGAATTGACAGCTCGAAGGGGTGAAGGATTCTTTAAATAAACAAAAGAGTGTAGATAAATCAAATGGTTGATTTATTGACGTGAGATAAACTAAAACTTTTAGGTAAAATACTAATGAGTACTTTTTCAGCTAAACCAGAAACAGTAAAACGCGACTGGTACGTTGTTGATGCGGCAGGTAAAACACTTGGTCGCCTTGCAACTGAAATCGCAAGCCGTCTTCGCGGTAAACATAAAGCAGAATATACACCACACGTAGATACAGGTGACTATATTATCGTTATCAATGCAGAAAAAGTTGCTGTAACTGGCAAAAAACGCACTGATAAAATCTATTATCGTCATACTGGCTATATTGGTGGTCTTAAGGAAGCGACTTTCAAAGAAATGATTGAACGTCATCCTGAACAAGTCATCGAAATTGCTGTAAAAGGCATGTTACCGAAAGGTCCTCTTGGTCGTGCAATGTACCGTAAATTAAAAGTTTACGCAGGTAGTGAGCACAACCATGCGGCACAACAACCGCAAGTATTAGATATTTAAGGGGATAAAAGATGGCTGATAATCAATATTACGGTACAGGTCGCCGCAAAAGTTCTGCTGCTCGTGTTTTCATTAAACCAGGTAGTGGTAACATTGTAATTAATCAACGCTCTTTAGAGCAATACTTCGGTCGTGATACTGCTCGTATGGTTGTTATGCAACCTTTAGAGTTAGTAGAAATGGTTGGTAAACTAGATCTTTACATCACTGTTAAAGGTGGTGGTATTTCTGGTCAAGCTGGTGCGATTCGTCACGGTATTACTCGTGCGTTAATGGAATATGACGAAACTCTTCGTCCTTCACTACGTCAAGCGGGCTTTGTTACTCGTGATGCGCGTAAAGTTGAACGTAAGAAAGTGGGTCTACGCAAAGCGCGTCGTCGTCCACAATTCTCAAAACGTTAATTCGTATTACAAAAGAATTCAAACCCAGCTTATGCTGGGTTTTTTTATGCAAAATGAAATTGATGATGATAATATTAATTTCTATAAATTTAGTGAGTATATTGTTCACTGACTAAATAAAATTTTTAATATAACTTGCTGATAATTGAGAATAATAACTATATGAAATATCAACATTTTTTAATTTCAATCTGTCTTTTCGGATGCTTTTTATGGTCAAACCCTGTTTTTGCTAACTCAAGCAACGATTATGACTCGCAATCACTATTAAGTCATTTTGAGGACTCTTTGGCCGATAAAAATTTTACCGAAATGACTTCTATATTACGGCAGGATTTGAGTCACTTAAAAAGTTTTCCACTTAATCATGATACTTTACCGATTATTAAATTTGATTCAGTAGAGCAAACGGATAAGTCGGATGCTTTTATTATCATCGATCGAAATCAAATACAGCAAATGGTAACGCAATTAGTGAAAAATCTTTCTTTTTCACAATCAATTGAAGATGAAAACTCAATCATACAACTTGTTGGTTTACCTGATGATATAAGAGATCTGTTAACCACTTATAAGCGTTATAATTTTACTACACCACTAATTAGCCTGAAGAAGGTTACTTTTTATGATGGCACATTTTTAGAGCTCAAAGATAACTCTCTCGATATTTATCGAGCTCGTTTACAATATTCTGTTGAAAGTACCAAACGAATTACAACTATCGATCTTCTGGTCAATTATGCGGTCCCTGATAAGCCGCTAGAAACTTTAACTTTTACTGCATCGGAGTTATCGACTAAACAAGGTGATATTAATTTATTGTCAGTAGATAATAATGTGGCTGAATTTGAATTCGGTAATCGAAATCCTGATAGCATTTTACATGTAGAAGCAACAGACAAACAAAATCATATTATCAACTCATCAAATCAATGGTCATACCAATTTAATAAGCCTGAAATAGACATTATTATCAATTTTTATCAAATATTATTGAATCAAATTGATCAAAAAGTGATTACCAACAAAACTCAGCTTTTACGTTATTTAGAAGAACATATTCAGGTATTATCAGAAAATCTGCAGCAGGTTTATGGGCAATTCACAACTAGAGTTGCCTATTATTTTAAACGTCAGCCGATGACAATAACGTTATTTGTTAAGCCTGAACCACAAATGATGGTGTACCAAGCGCAGATTAACACCTCGAAATCTCCATATTATAATAATACGATTGTAGCTTCTTTCGGTGATAATAATGCTAAAGGATTAAGAAGTGAAACTGGAGAGATAATCATTGACGGGAATTATCGTGATATTGACTATCTGGTTGATCAATATTATCGAGTTTCACTTATTAATGATGGCTGGAATTATAAGATTTATCGATTAGATTCGGTCAATCAACAATTTGCACCACAACCATTTTATATGATGGATAGTAAACTGTATTTACAGCGCTGGATTATCGTTAATCAGGATGCAAATAATAATTTTACCAAAGGATTAGTCGATATCCAAAATCATCAATTAGCCCTTCCTTTGCAATATAGTAACATTTACATTTCTGAATCTTTTATTATTGCTAGCCGGAGCAATAAGGCAGAACAAATAGATAATAATGAAGTTTATAACAGCAATACCTTACAAAAATTATTTTCTGGTCAAGGACGAGTAACTGTTGATAAAAATAATTTTATTATAAAAAATGAGATATGTGTAACACAAGAACCAAACTATTATAAATATAGTACAACAGGCAGTGATAATATCACTTACTATTGTTATGATATTTATCATCTCTACGATGATAAAGGGCAACAATTATCAACAGCACCTTATTTTGATGTAGTCGATGATTTTAGTCAAAATAATCTATTATTAGTGACCACTGACAAACAGCAACAACGCTTTGTTAATCGTCAAGGTAAGGTAGTGAAGATTGCTTTAGAGCCATATGTTAATGTTTCGCCTTTTTCAGAAGGGCTTGCAGCGGTTGAATGTAGCAGTAATCAACTATATGGTTATATTAATGCTCAAGGTAAATTAACGATTCCCTGTCTCTATCAAAGTGCGAGTAAATTTATTGGTGGTTCTGCTTTAGTTGAACAACATGATAAATATCAATTAATTAGTCCGACTAATTCGCTTATCAAACGATTTGATACATACTTAACTGCCAGTAAAAGGAATGGATCAGATAGTATCTCTTACTTTTTTCATGATGGTTCTACATATAATAATAAAGGAGAACAAATTGATTAAGTTTGGGTTGATATTCAAGGGTATGTAGCATCAGTTATGTTTGATATGATATCTCTTACCATTGGTAAAAAGATGCACAGAACTTGAATTTCCTGTGCATCTAATGATAGTTAAATAATTCTTGAAAATTGCTGCTGACGGACCTGTTTACGCATATAAATATCAAAACACATACAGATATTGCGGATCAATAAGCGGCCTTTAGCTGGTACTGTAATTGTATTTAAGTCATTAGTGACTAAACCATCTTCTATTAATGGCGATAATAATTGCAGATCTTCAGCAAAATAATCATTAAAGTTAATGTGATAAGCTTTTTCGATGATTGATTTATCTAGATAGAAATGACAAATTAGTTGCTTGATTACGTCGCGACGAATCTTATCATCTTCACTCATCATAAAGCCTTTCCAAAGTGCATTACCAGTCTGATTCACTTGCTCTTGGTATTGTTTTAAATCCTTTTGGTTTTGTGCATAACAGTCACCCAAAATACTAATTGCAGAAACACCGAGACCGAGAAGATCTGCTTCACCCTGTGTAGTATAACCTTGAAAGTTACGATGCAAGACGCCATTTTGTTGAGCTATAGCAAGTTCATCAGTTGGTTTAGCAAAGTGATCCATTCCAATTAAACGATAGCCTGAGTTAGTTAAAAATTCAATATTGGCTTGTAGAATCTTTAATTTTTCAGCCGGGCTAGGTAAATCCGCATCTTTTATTTTGCGTTGTGATGCAAAGCGAGCAGGTAGATGTGCATAATTAAATACACTTAATCTATCAGGGGATAATGTTACAACTTTAGCAAGTGTCTGCATAAAGCTTGCCACAGTTTGCTTAGGTAATCCGTAAATAAGATCTAAACTAATAGACTTAAAGTTATTTTTTCTTGCTTGCTGAATTAAGGCCTCAATTAACTTATCATCTTGCTCTCGATTAATTAAATGCTGTATTTCTGGATTAAAGTCTTGAATCCCCATACTAAGTCGATTAAAGCCAACCTTAGCTAAATGATCAATCGTTTGTATATCAATTTCACGAGGATCAATTTCAATGGATAATTCCGCTTCTGGCGAAAATTGAAAGTGATCTTTTAAGGTAGTAATTAAGTAGCTGATTTCATCATTATTGAGATAAGTTGGTGTTCCACCACCCCAGTGCATTTGGGTTACTGTGCGATTTTTAAAGAGTTTTGAACGGACTCTAATCTCTTCTGTGAGCGCCGATAAATAGTTCTCCACACGGTTATGATTGCGGGTAACCATTTTATTACAGCCACAGAAATAACATAGTTTATGACAAAACGGAATATGTACATAAAGTGAAAGGGGGCGACTGGAATAACGCGCTGTAGCCGTGAGAAATTGTTCTTCACTAAACTGCTCATTAAACTCTAAAGCCGTTGGATAAGATGTATACCGCGGGCCTGAATAATTGTATTTTTGGATTAATGGTTGATCCCAAATAATCTCATTATCACTGTTTTGGTTTGACATTGCACTTTTTTCTATTTTGCTCATTTGCTATTTTAGGCTCTCGTTTAGTAAAGAGAGAACGCTTTATTTTGCTCAGTTTTTTCATGTACAGAATAAAACAGATAAATAATCCAAAATATAAACTGAGCATAATGATTACTAACATAATATCAATGCTGTTTTAACAAACTAACAATATCTTCTTTATTATTATCGGTTAATTCGTCTTCTTCATCTTCATCATCAACAGATAGACCTAATTGATTCATTAAAACATCAATACGATCTAACATCTTATCGAGATCTTGTTGCTGCTTGTCATTGAGTATTTCACCGTCATCAATAAGATCGAGTAGTTTTTCTAGATACGGATCATTCTCAAGAGCTTGTAATTCTTGTGCGGGTGATAATTTTTTTACTACCACTGTTTTTTTCGGTGCAGGAGCTTTAGCTGAATCAACTATTAATGGTACTGCTTTTTTGCTACCAATACGAGGATCGAGTTGTTCTTTTTGTTGCTTGCTTGATGAACTACCACTATTGTTAAAGCGTGAACCACTTACTAAGCCTTTATGTTTGCGCTTTTTCTTAAGTAGTCTTGATTGTTCATTAATTTCAGCAAGACTTTTTTTAGGTTTCTTTTTGATCATAAAATTCTTTATTTAATATTTTGTTAATTATTCACTGCTAAAGTGATTATAACATATTGAGTATGGGATGGATTATACACCGAAGTGAGATTAAATAGCAGTATATCTTGGTCTTTTAATTGCAGCTATTGCCAATTTTAATCTAAGTTAACGAAATTAGGTCAATAGAACGAATTAATTTATAATAATTATTTTTATTTATTGATTTATTACGGTTGATAAGTAAAAATTGATTTAACACTGTTAATGTATAATATTTTAATATAGCCACGAAAAATTAATTATGAATAATCACTTAAGTCCATACATGCATTTTAAACGTAATGAGTGGGCAGCGTTACGTAATGCTGTACCTATGACGTTGACTAGCGATGAATTAAAGTTATTACAAGGGATAAATGAAGAGTTATCTCTTGAAGAAGTTACCGATATTTATTTGCCGCTATCTAGATTATTAAATTATTATATTGGTAATCATTTTACTCGTCAGGTGATTTTATCGAAATTTTTAGGGCAAAATTATAAGATTCCTTATGTAATTGGTATTGCCGGTAGCGTTGCTGTTGGTAAAAGTACGACGGCTCGAGTCTTAAAAGCGTTATTAACTCGTTGGCCGGAGCATCGAAAAGTTGCTTTAGTGACCACGGATGGCTTTCTCTATCCGAATAAAGTCTTAGAAGAACGAAATATTATGCATAAAAAAGGCTTTCCACAGTCTTATGATGTAAAAAAATTATTACAATTTGTTTCGGATATAAAATCTGGTGTAGCCCAAGTTAGCGCACCGGTTTATTCTCACTTAGTTTATGATATTGTTGCTGGTGAATCTGTTGAAATCGAGAGTCCGGATATCCTCATTTTAGAAGGACTAAATGTACTACAAAATCCAGCCAATTTTAATGCTGGTAATAATCGTGTATTTGTGTCTGACTATGTGGATTTTTCTATTTATGTTGATGCGGAAATTCCATTATTACACGATTGGTATATCAATCGATTCTTAAAATTTAGGGCCGGAGCATTTAGTGATCCTAATTCCTATTTTCACCATTATTCACAAATATCAGAAGGGGAAGCTTTAGCTAAAGCGGAACAGATTTGGAAAAATATTAATGAATTAAATTTGGTTGAAAATATTTTACCAACCAGAGAGCGAGCGAGTTTAATTTTAACTAAAGGTGTTGATCACCGTGTCGATAGTGTACAACTAAGAAAATAGTGAATAATCGCAAGATTGTAAGTGATATATAATAAGGATACAGAAGGAGTTAATTATGAAACAACTATTTAAAATCAGTTTAATAGCTTTAACTATGGCGGCAAGTAGTTATGCTGTTGCAGATCAATTTGATGGATTAACCTGTGCAGGGAAAAAAGAGGCTATCCAAACTCAGCTTGATTATGCTCAAAAAGCAAATAATACTTATCGAGCTCAAGGTTTACAAAAAGCATTAGATGACGTTAATACTTACTGTACTAATGAAAGTCTTGAAGAGAAGTATAAAGATAAAGTAGAAGATAAATTAGAAAATTTACAAGATAAGCAAGAAGATCTACAAGAAGCACAGCTAAAAGGAGATCCTCAAAAAATTGCTAAACGAGAAAGTAAAGTCAAAGCTGCTGAATATGAATTAAAAGAAGCTCAAGATCAATTGGATGCTTTTTATAAAGCGCTAAAAGCTCAGTGATTATCTGATTCAACTACATAAGCCCAGTTATTGTACTGGGCTTTTTTATTGTATTGATATTACGCTAAGGCTATTGTACCTAATCTGACATCAAATACATCCATATTACCTGCTTTGGCTGCTTGTACACCAAAATCAGCATCTTCAAAGACTAAGCATTGCGTTGGTTGAAGTGTTAATAAATGAGCACATTTTAAAAAAGTATCAGGGGCTGGCTTATGTTTAGTAACATCATTTGATGAGACTATAGCGTCAAAATAACGGACAAGATCGAAATGGTTTAGAACACTAAGCGCAACATCTCGATCACTTCCTGTTCCTACCGCCATTTTTTTCTTACCATATTGCGCTTTAACTAATTCAACCAACGGTAATGTTTGTGATTTATCTAACAAAACTTCGGGTAAAATTTTGTTTTTTTCCCGTACGAGCTGCTCCGCGGGCAAATCTGAATTATTCGCATTTAAAAAAGTTTGCGCCATAAAAAGACTCGGTGCCCCCCCAATCTTGTTTCTTAAATTTGCATCAAATACCAAACCATGCTTAGCCATTGCTTGTTGCCAAGCATAATTATGCGCACATTCAGTATTAATTAACGTGCCATCTAAATCAAAAATCAAACCAGTATATTTACTTAAATCAATGTTCATCACAATAACTCTCGTTTATATTTGTTGATATTTATCTATATGATAATATTTATTCTATTCTAAAGATTAATGAGCAAATTACAATGAATAGACTAACTAAAATTAAGATTATGGCAATAGAGCTTAATGAAATGATTAATGATCCTCAGCAAGTTAAGCAGCTAACTAATGAATATACTAATTTAAAGCGTTATGTAGAAAAACAGCGTAGATTATTAGAGCAGCTTCGCGATGAGCAGAGAGAATTAACGCCATTAGATGAATTCGTCATGTTGCCAGCGTTTGAAGATATCGATTTGAACCTATTACGTAGCTTAAGGGGAAATGCTAAACCTGATAATAAAATGAAACAGATTATTAAAGAGATTCCCGATCGTATTGATTATTGGTTAGAGCAGATAAACTCGCATAATTATCCATAATCTTAGGATTATTTTTAGCGAATTACTGAAATATTATGGTATTTAATTCGCTGTGATATTAGATAACTAATTTGGGAATAATGGTATCTGAATGTATATGTCTATTTTAAATATCGTCTATAAAAAATGACGACTATTTTGCAATTTGGATCGCTAAGTTACGTTCCTTTATTGTCTTGATAGCATGTTCTGATAGTTTATTATCCGTAATAATTAGATCAAATACAGTTAGTGGTGCAATAAAAAATGTAGCAACCTTACCATATTTAGATGAGTCAGTGATGAGGATACGTTTACCACTAGAATTAATAATGGCTTCTTTGACTGCTATTTTGTCTTCATCTGGGGTGGTTAATCCTTTTAAACTCCATGATGAAGTCGAAATAAATGCAATATCAACATAGGTATTTAGAAGTATTTTAGCTGCAAATGTCCCGACGCATGAGCTGTTTTCCCTACATACTACTCCACCAGTATGGATTAATTTACAAGCACTATGTTCTATTAAAAATGCAGCAATAACAAAGTCATTAGTTATGATAATAAGATCTGAACGATGTGCAATATTTTTAGCTAAGGCCAGTGAAGTGGTCCCTGCGTCAAGATATATAGAAGAGCCATGTAGGATATGTTCTGCTGCACATTGACTAATACGCTCTTTTTCATATTCACTCATTAAAGCTTTATTGGAGTGTGATGGCTCAAAGGGCAAACGCTCAAGCGTTTGAATCCCTCCAGATACCGAGACAATCGCCCCCGTTTTTTCTAGCTTTTGAATATCACGGCGAATTGTCATATGTGAAACATTAAATTTTTCTATCAATGCCGTGATGCTGATAACACCTTTCTCTGCCACGAGATCTAAGATTTGTTGTTGCCTTTCTGACGGTATCATAGTGCCAAATAATTGAGTTATTAAATTTGTGTTATTTTATCATAGGCACACATTTCACACAATTTTTATACGGTTTTGTATCTTTACTGTTTCTAAATTATTTAAATTTAAACTAAGAAATTGATTTTTATTAATAATTACTATTCTTTAAGCAATAATTAATCGTAATAATCCCAAATTCTACTAAATTTAATGTTATATATTGTTATTTTTTGTTAATTAGATCACAAATATAAGCTTAATAATTATTAATTTAACTATTTTTAACATAAAATAACTTTTATAAACAAATAACAGGAGATTATCATGGCTAAAAAGATGTCAGTATGTGTTATTGGATTGGGTTCAATGGGGATGGGGGCTGCGGTATCTTGTATTAAAGCCGGTTTAGATACTTATGGTGCTGATTTGAATCCTACGGCCCAAACACAATTAAAGCGTGCCGGTGCGATACAAGTTGCCGATTCAGCAATTTCTTTCGCTAGTAGTTTAGATGCAGTGTTATTATTAGTTGTCAATGCGCAGCAGGTTAAACAAATTTTATTTGGTGACCATGCTCTTGCTCCCCATTTAAAACCTCATACGGTTGTTATGATCTCATCAACAATTTCAGCTGATGATGCAAAAGAAATAGATCATCAACTCAAACAATATCAATTGATTATGCTTGATGCCCCAGTATCTGGTGGTGCTGTAAAAGCAGCTAATGGTGAAATTACTATTATGGCATCAGGCCCACAAATCGCTTTTGAAAAATTACAGCCAGTACATAGTGCTATCGCAAGTAATATTTATAACATCGGTAGTGAAATTGGTCTTGGTTCAACAGTAAAAATTATTCATCAATTATTAGCTGGCGTACATATTGCGGTTGGCGCTGAAGCAATGGCATTAGCGGCTAGAGCTAATATTCCTTTGGATATGATGTATGACGTGGTAACCAACGCAGCGGGTAATTCTTGGATGTTTGAAAACAGGATGAAGCATGTTGTTGATGGTGACTATACACCGAAATCAGCTGTTGATATCTTTGTGAAAGATTTAGGATTAGTCAATGATACAGCTAAATCACTTAAGTTCCCGATTCCTTTAGCTAGAACAGCATTTAATATGTTTATTGAAGCAAGTAATGCTGGATTTGGTAAAGAAGATGACAGTGCCGTTATTAAAATCTTTTCTGGTATTGAGTTACCGACAAAAAAAGGGGAGATGTCATGAAATTAGGTGTGATCGCTGACGATTTTACTGGTGCAACTGATATTGCCAGTTTTTTAGTTAATAATGGCATGACAACGATTCAACTAAATGGCGTTCCAACAGAAGAGATCGCGGAACAGACTGATGCTATTGTGGTCTCTTTAAAATCAAGAGCTTGTGCACCAGAGATCGCTGTTGAACAATCATTAGCTGCATTTAAATGGTTAAAAAAACAAGGTTGTCAGCGTTTCTATATTAAATATTGTTCAACGTTTGATAGTACCGCTAAAGGTAATATTGGACCCGTGACAGATGCACTTCTTAATGAATTAGAAGAGACAATCACAAT is drawn from Orbaceae bacterium BiB and contains these coding sequences:
- a CDS encoding Gfo/Idh/MocA family oxidoreductase: MLKLAVIGTNWITDKFIEAALQTGEYELVAVYSRSTESGKVFANKYGVNLIFTDLIGLAQSNAIDAVYIASPNSLHFAQSKLMLENGKHVICEKPLSSNITQVNELIEIAKRHNRVIFEALKIFYLPNYELVKQYLPKLGKIRKAFLNYCQYSSRYPRYLDGDNPNTFNPKFSNGSVMDIGVYPLNFAVGLWGKPNKLMAQAYLLPSGVDGHGSVLMNYGEFDVVIWHSKVSDSCIPSEIQGEEGSLIIEHLSVGEKIIYKPRQGAAQDITLPQQENTMYYEAKQFASLCQQSTSYHLGLTLSTISSELLTEIRRQTGVVFSADKI
- a CDS encoding NAD(P)-dependent oxidoreductase, translated to MAKKMSVCVIGLGSMGMGAAVSCIKAGLDTYGADLNPTAQTQLKRAGAIQVADSAISFASSLDAVLLLVVNAQQVKQILFGDHALAPHLKPHTVVMISSTISADDAKEIDHQLKQYQLIMLDAPVSGGAVKAANGEITIMASGPQIAFEKLQPVHSAIASNIYNIGSEIGLGSTVKIIHQLLAGVHIAVGAEAMALAARANIPLDMMYDVVTNAAGNSWMFENRMKHVVDGDYTPKSAVDIFVKDLGLVNDTAKSLKFPIPLARTAFNMFIEASNAGFGKEDDSAVIKIFSGIELPTKKGEMS
- the hemN gene encoding oxygen-independent coproporphyrinogen III oxidase, whose protein sequence is MSKIEKSAMSNQNSDNEIIWDQPLIQKYNYSGPRYTSYPTALEFNEQFSEEQFLTATARYSSRPLSLYVHIPFCHKLCYFCGCNKMVTRNHNRVENYLSALTEEIRVRSKLFKNRTVTQMHWGGGTPTYLNNDEISYLITTLKDHFQFSPEAELSIEIDPREIDIQTIDHLAKVGFNRLSMGIQDFNPEIQHLINREQDDKLIEALIQQARKNNFKSISLDLIYGLPKQTVASFMQTLAKVVTLSPDRLSVFNYAHLPARFASQRKIKDADLPSPAEKLKILQANIEFLTNSGYRLIGMDHFAKPTDELAIAQQNGVLHRNFQGYTTQGEADLLGLGVSAISILGDCYAQNQKDLKQYQEQVNQTGNALWKGFMMSEDDKIRRDVIKQLICHFYLDKSIIEKAYHINFNDYFAEDLQLLSPLIEDGLVTNDLNTITVPAKGRLLIRNICMCFDIYMRKQVRQQQFSRII
- the yqaB gene encoding fructose-1-phosphate/6-phosphogluconate phosphatase, whose protein sequence is MNIDLSKYTGLIFDLDGTLINTECAHNYAWQQAMAKHGLVFDANLRNKIGGAPSLFMAQTFLNANNSDLPAEQLVREKNKILPEVLLDKSQTLPLVELVKAQYGKKKMAVGTGSDRDVALSVLNHFDLVRYFDAIVSSNDVTKHKPAPDTFLKCAHLLTLQPTQCLVFEDADFGVQAAKAGNMDVFDVRLGTIALA
- a CDS encoding WG repeat-containing protein, giving the protein MKYQHFLISICLFGCFLWSNPVFANSSNDYDSQSLLSHFEDSLADKNFTEMTSILRQDLSHLKSFPLNHDTLPIIKFDSVEQTDKSDAFIIIDRNQIQQMVTQLVKNLSFSQSIEDENSIIQLVGLPDDIRDLLTTYKRYNFTTPLISLKKVTFYDGTFLELKDNSLDIYRARLQYSVESTKRITTIDLLVNYAVPDKPLETLTFTASELSTKQGDINLLSVDNNVAEFEFGNRNPDSILHVEATDKQNHIINSSNQWSYQFNKPEIDIIINFYQILLNQIDQKVITNKTQLLRYLEEHIQVLSENLQQVYGQFTTRVAYYFKRQPMTITLFVKPEPQMMVYQAQINTSKSPYYNNTIVASFGDNNAKGLRSETGEIIIDGNYRDIDYLVDQYYRVSLINDGWNYKIYRLDSVNQQFAPQPFYMMDSKLYLQRWIIVNQDANNNFTKGLVDIQNHQLALPLQYSNIYISESFIIASRSNKAEQIDNNEVYNSNTLQKLFSGQGRVTVDKNNFIIKNEICVTQEPNYYKYSTTGSDNITYYCYDIYHLYDDKGQQLSTAPYFDVVDDFSQNNLLLVTTDKQQQRFVNRQGKVVKIALEPYVNVSPFSEGLAAVECSSNQLYGYINAQGKLTIPCLYQSASKFIGGSALVEQHDKYQLISPTNSLIKRFDTYLTASKRNGSDSISYFFHDGSTYNNKGEQID
- a CDS encoding DUF1090 domain-containing protein — translated: MKQLFKISLIALTMAASSYAVADQFDGLTCAGKKEAIQTQLDYAQKANNTYRAQGLQKALDDVNTYCTNESLEEKYKDKVEDKLENLQDKQEDLQEAQLKGDPQKIAKRESKVKAAEYELKEAQDQLDAFYKALKAQ
- a CDS encoding DeoR/GlpR family DNA-binding transcription regulator, which encodes MIPSERQQQILDLVAEKGVISITALIEKFNVSHMTIRRDIQKLEKTGAIVSVSGGIQTLERLPFEPSHSNKALMSEYEKERISQCAAEHILHGSSIYLDAGTTSLALAKNIAHRSDLIIITNDFVIAAFLIEHSACKLIHTGGVVCRENSSCVGTFAAKILLNTYVDIAFISTSSWSLKGLTTPDEDKIAVKEAIINSSGKRILITDSSKYGKVATFFIAPLTVFDLIITDNKLSEHAIKTIKERNLAIQIAK
- the rplM gene encoding 50S ribosomal protein L13, with product MSTFSAKPETVKRDWYVVDAAGKTLGRLATEIASRLRGKHKAEYTPHVDTGDYIIVINAEKVAVTGKKRTDKIYYRHTGYIGGLKEATFKEMIERHPEQVIEIAVKGMLPKGPLGRAMYRKLKVYAGSEHNHAAQQPQVLDI
- the coaA gene encoding type I pantothenate kinase; translated protein: MNNHLSPYMHFKRNEWAALRNAVPMTLTSDELKLLQGINEELSLEEVTDIYLPLSRLLNYYIGNHFTRQVILSKFLGQNYKIPYVIGIAGSVAVGKSTTARVLKALLTRWPEHRKVALVTTDGFLYPNKVLEERNIMHKKGFPQSYDVKKLLQFVSDIKSGVAQVSAPVYSHLVYDIVAGESVEIESPDILILEGLNVLQNPANFNAGNNRVFVSDYVDFSIYVDAEIPLLHDWYINRFLKFRAGAFSDPNSYFHHYSQISEGEALAKAEQIWKNINELNLVENILPTRERASLILTKGVDHRVDSVQLRK
- the rpsI gene encoding 30S ribosomal protein S9, whose protein sequence is MADNQYYGTGRRKSSAARVFIKPGSGNIVINQRSLEQYFGRDTARMVVMQPLELVEMVGKLDLYITVKGGGISGQAGAIRHGITRALMEYDETLRPSLRQAGFVTRDARKVERKKVGLRKARRRPQFSKR
- the yihI gene encoding Der GTPase-activating protein YihI encodes the protein MIKKKPKKSLAEINEQSRLLKKKRKHKGLVSGSRFNNSGSSSSKQQKEQLDPRIGSKKAVPLIVDSAKAPAPKKTVVVKKLSPAQELQALENDPYLEKLLDLIDDGEILNDKQQQDLDKMLDRIDVLMNQLGLSVDDEDEEDELTDNNKEDIVSLLKQH